A window of the Pseudomonas gozinkensis genome harbors these coding sequences:
- a CDS encoding gluconate 2-dehydrogenase subunit 3 family protein yields the protein MSDEDRDNPRREFLRKSLTLIPVVTLAGSGLGSTVLQAAPESAPATTPAKPAAVDASTYQPNYFTAEEWAFINAAVAQLIPNDAQGPGAIEAGVPEYIDRQMNTPYAAGALWYMQGPFNADAAPEMGWQSKLVPKEIYRLGIAATDQWAKSINGKTFAEQDSATRDDLLKQLEAGKPQFDAVPAKIFFSLLLQNTKEGFFCDPIHGGNKGMVGWTMIGFPGARADFMDWVERNEQYPFPAVSIRGERA from the coding sequence ATGTCTGATGAAGATCGAGACAACCCGCGGCGTGAGTTTTTGCGCAAATCCCTGACCCTGATTCCGGTCGTCACCCTGGCCGGCAGCGGACTCGGCAGCACGGTCCTGCAAGCAGCACCTGAAAGCGCGCCTGCCACAACTCCGGCGAAACCGGCAGCAGTTGACGCAAGCACTTATCAGCCGAACTACTTCACTGCCGAAGAGTGGGCGTTCATCAATGCCGCCGTCGCGCAGTTGATCCCCAACGATGCGCAGGGTCCAGGTGCAATCGAGGCGGGCGTGCCGGAATACATCGACCGTCAGATGAACACGCCGTACGCCGCCGGGGCCCTTTGGTACATGCAGGGCCCGTTCAATGCCGACGCCGCGCCGGAGATGGGCTGGCAGAGCAAACTGGTGCCCAAAGAGATCTATCGCCTCGGCATTGCCGCCACGGATCAGTGGGCAAAATCCATCAACGGTAAAACATTTGCCGAGCAAGACAGCGCTACCCGAGACGATCTGCTCAAGCAGCTTGAAGCCGGAAAACCGCAATTCGACGCTGTTCCGGCGAAAATTTTCTTCAGTCTGCTGCTGCAAAACACCAAGGAAGGGTTCTTCTGCGACCCGATCCACGGCGGCAACAAAGGCATGGTCGGCTGGACCATGATCGGCTTCCCCGGCGCCCGCGCCGATTTCATGGATTGGGTGGAACGCAACGAGCAGTACCCCTTCCCGGCAGTTTCGATTCGCGGCGAGAGGGCGTGA